Proteins from one Mucilaginibacter jinjuensis genomic window:
- a CDS encoding AAA family ATPase, with the protein MTSLEQILKLKSQMAESIIGQEDVITKILIGLLTDGNVLLEGLPGLAKTRAVKSLAKNLDCSLSRIQFTPDLLPSDITGTEIYQPQEKDHFVFQQGPIFSNLILADEINRAPAKVQSALLEAMEERQVSVAGKTYKMDPLFMVLATQNPIEQEGTYPLPEAQLDRFIMKVLITYPGNDEELKIMRLVRSEAGAKETKADVIPQKAVFDARAEINKVQVKEPAEKYIVDLISATRYPENFGKDLKRWLNYGASPRGSISIDRCARAVAWLDGRDYVTPDDVRFIIHDVLRHRVILSYEANAEMINADSVIDELLKNVAVA; encoded by the coding sequence ATGACGAGCCTCGAACAGATTCTGAAACTCAAAAGCCAGATGGCCGAAAGTATTATAGGCCAGGAGGATGTAATTACCAAAATATTAATCGGCTTGTTAACCGATGGTAATGTGTTGCTGGAAGGTTTGCCGGGATTGGCCAAAACCCGTGCTGTTAAAAGCCTCGCCAAAAACCTCGATTGCAGTTTAAGCCGTATCCAGTTTACACCCGATTTGCTGCCTTCTGATATTACAGGAACTGAGATCTATCAGCCACAGGAGAAAGACCATTTTGTATTTCAGCAGGGACCTATTTTTAGCAACCTTATTTTGGCTGATGAGATAAACCGTGCACCCGCCAAAGTACAATCCGCTTTATTGGAAGCGATGGAAGAACGCCAGGTATCCGTTGCCGGAAAAACCTATAAAATGGATCCGTTGTTTATGGTGCTGGCAACCCAAAACCCGATTGAACAGGAGGGAACCTACCCATTACCAGAAGCCCAGCTCGACCGTTTTATTATGAAGGTGCTGATTACTTATCCTGGTAATGACGAGGAACTAAAAATTATGCGTTTGGTACGTTCTGAAGCAGGGGCCAAGGAAACCAAAGCTGATGTTATTCCACAGAAAGCAGTTTTTGATGCCCGCGCCGAGATCAACAAAGTACAGGTAAAAGAACCTGCCGAAAAATATATAGTAGACCTAATCAGCGCAACCCGCTACCCAGAAAACTTCGGTAAAGACTTAAAACGCTGGTTGAATTATGGCGCCAGTCCGCGTGGTAGCATTAGTATAGACCGCTGTGCCCGCGCCGTTGCCTGGCTTGATGGCCGCGATTATGTAACGCCCGATGATGTGCGTTTTATTATCCATGATGTGTTACGCCATCGCGTCATATTGAGCTACGAAGCCAATGCCGAAATGATTAACGCTGACTCTGTTATTGATGAGCTGCTTAAAAATGTAGCTGTAGCCTAA
- a CDS encoding DUF58 domain-containing protein, whose product MLGFRKHKVTSYPPEIVTNLKDLMRFEFLVQSGNLLPKHPIYSVLAGRHESKLRGRGLDFEEVRQYVAGDDIRNIDWRVTARTGETYSKVFNEEKERPTFIVADQSTGMFFGSQRFVKAVSAAHVAAISAFYTIKRGDRVGGIVFNEEGMDFMMPKRSKAQVQHFLQCVVNRNGILPQRKKIETNTKLLNSMLQKTQAAITHDYVVLVVSDFSNIDDETKQYLRNISQHNDVMLVHIYDQLDQALPDGKLVLSDGKKQISWRNNKRSWGKKYVSSFVEMQQHLRDEFSPYRIPIVFFNTEEAIEDQIMHHMGKILKK is encoded by the coding sequence ATGCTCGGTTTCAGAAAACATAAAGTAACATCTTATCCTCCCGAGATTGTAACCAACCTCAAGGATTTAATGCGTTTTGAATTTCTGGTACAGAGCGGCAACTTATTGCCTAAGCATCCTATATATTCTGTACTGGCTGGTCGCCACGAATCTAAACTGCGCGGCCGTGGACTTGATTTTGAAGAAGTGCGCCAATATGTAGCCGGGGATGACATCCGCAATATCGACTGGCGGGTAACAGCCCGTACAGGTGAAACCTACTCCAAAGTATTCAACGAAGAAAAAGAACGACCAACCTTTATCGTGGCCGACCAGAGTACCGGTATGTTTTTTGGGTCGCAAAGATTTGTAAAGGCTGTATCGGCAGCACATGTGGCAGCCATCAGCGCTTTTTACACTATAAAACGCGGCGACAGGGTAGGCGGGATAGTTTTTAACGAAGAAGGCATGGATTTTATGATGCCTAAAAGAAGTAAGGCCCAGGTGCAGCATTTTCTGCAATGTGTGGTCAACAGAAACGGAATTCTGCCTCAACGCAAAAAAATAGAAACCAATACAAAGCTGCTGAACAGCATGCTGCAAAAAACGCAGGCAGCCATTACACACGATTATGTGGTGTTGGTGGTCAGCGATTTTTCGAATATAGATGACGAAACCAAACAGTATTTACGCAATATAAGTCAGCACAATGATGTGATGCTGGTACATATATATGATCAGTTAGATCAAGCCCTGCCAGACGGTAAGCTTGTTTTAAGCGACGGTAAAAAACAAATCAGTTGGCGCAATAATAAGCGCAGCTGGGGTAAAAAATACGTAAGCAGTTTCGTAGAAATGCAGCAGCATTTGCGGGATGAGTTTAGTCCTTATCGCATACCCATCGTGTTTTTCAATACCGAAGAAGCTATTGAAGACCAGATTATGCACCACATGGGCAAAATATTAAAGAAATAA
- a CDS encoding DUF4381 domain-containing protein yields MDDQLGKLIEPKPVPFTFTAPGWYVVGGLIVLLLIGLVWLLIRQYQLNRYRKHALLLLANTEKKYTDEQAFDLLIYEADLLIKRIAMSRYGRQNVSGLRDGQWTAFINRTWHEKSFNEQDEVLLNQTIYQSKQVVTADEAQAFTQKAKRWIKKHKRHINAV; encoded by the coding sequence ATGGATGACCAACTTGGAAAATTAATAGAACCCAAACCCGTTCCCTTCACCTTTACAGCCCCCGGCTGGTATGTAGTGGGAGGGCTGATTGTGCTGTTGCTTATCGGTTTGGTATGGCTATTAATAAGGCAATATCAACTCAACCGTTACCGTAAACATGCTTTATTACTATTGGCCAATACTGAAAAAAAATATACAGATGAACAAGCTTTTGATCTTTTAATATATGAAGCCGACTTGCTGATTAAACGCATTGCCATGAGCCGTTACGGCAGGCAAAATGTATCGGGCTTGCGCGATGGGCAATGGACCGCATTTATAAACCGTACCTGGCACGAAAAATCATTTAATGAGCAGGATGAAGTGTTACTTAATCAAACCATTTATCAATCGAAACAAGTAGTTACTGCTGATGAGGCACAGGCTTTTACACAAAAAGCCAAACGATGGATAAAGAAACATAAACGACATATTAATGCAGTTTGA
- a CDS encoding VWA domain-containing protein, with translation MQFEIAYKWVFWLAALPIVVFLILPPLHKKRSGLIAPFFRRAAAVSNQHVKRRAWVSRKNILTWIALCLCWLCLLAAASSPRYVGKPAKKTKTVRSFLIATDISFSMATTDWVVGGRRYSRWGAIKSIMKGFVKDRKSDQVGLVMFGTNAYLQSPFTTDLETVSWLMDQTEVGMAGQMTSIGSAIAYGIKVFKQDTIKQKVMLLLTDGIDGGQDILPLDAAQAAKRDSITIYTIGIGQAKGSGGYDLDEKTLKDIARTTGGQYFNAMNTGQLRKIYATLDKLQPVVYDEDTYRPVVLLYYYPLAAAVLLALAAPLINGIINLFRRSS, from the coding sequence ATGCAGTTTGAAATAGCATATAAGTGGGTTTTCTGGTTGGCTGCATTACCTATAGTGGTATTTCTGATACTGCCGCCTTTGCATAAAAAACGAAGCGGGTTGATAGCGCCGTTTTTTCGAAGAGCAGCAGCCGTTTCAAACCAACATGTAAAAAGAAGGGCATGGGTAAGCCGCAAAAATATATTGACCTGGATAGCATTATGCCTTTGCTGGTTGTGCTTGCTGGCCGCTGCATCGTCGCCAAGATATGTGGGCAAACCTGCTAAAAAGACTAAAACGGTACGTAGTTTTTTAATTGCAACGGATATATCATTCAGCATGGCAACTACAGATTGGGTGGTTGGCGGCAGGCGATACAGCAGGTGGGGAGCTATTAAAAGTATTATGAAAGGTTTTGTGAAAGACCGTAAAAGCGACCAGGTTGGTTTGGTAATGTTCGGGACGAATGCCTATCTGCAATCGCCATTTACTACTGATCTGGAAACAGTAAGCTGGTTGATGGATCAAACCGAAGTAGGCATGGCCGGACAAATGACCAGTATTGGCAGCGCTATAGCTTATGGAATAAAAGTATTTAAGCAAGATACTATTAAACAAAAAGTAATGCTGCTATTGACGGATGGTATAGATGGCGGCCAGGATATATTACCGCTGGATGCAGCGCAGGCAGCAAAACGCGATTCGATTACAATATATACCATAGGCATTGGGCAGGCCAAAGGCAGCGGTGGATATGATCTGGACGAAAAAACGCTTAAAGACATTGCCCGCACAACGGGTGGCCAATATTTTAACGCCATGAATACAGGGCAACTGAGAAAAATCTACGCCACACTGGATAAGCTGCAACCCGTGGTTTATGATGAGGATACATACAGGCCGGTTGTGCTGCTGTATTATTATCCATTGGCGGCGGCGGTATTACTGGCGCTGGCTGCGCCGTTAATTAACGGCATTATTAATTTATTCAGACGGAGTAGTTAA
- a CDS encoding VWA domain-containing protein — protein sequence METYWHDLKNIITHIDWKEFHFLRFRALYLFVPLSVIVLLLIVSNHERRKWKTMVASPLRQYMFSKGSHWAIIMPMLLFIIGVSCMIIGLAGPTWKKKEIPGQKIQAVVLIALDLSRSMMVKDVDPNRIERAKFKIIDFLDANPRARAGLVAFAGTAHPVLPFTGDYKIIKFHSQSLSNKIMPVQGSNIPVLLREVDTLMKHVTAPSTLLLMTDAIDTDDAALLSNWVDKSIHRLEILLVSTPNGASIPGYPKVISKQDPSVLQNLSQDTKITITNLTLDNSDVKGIADRVSKKLYFESEKKKDAKEWDDMGYLMLLPALAICLFWFRRGWTIQWCVLIFATLSLSSCGLKSRNPDWWYTKDYQGQMLENNGKYAEAADRFEDDKYKAVAYYKAGNYEAAADLFALDSSAAGNYNRGLALTRLGRYDAAEDAFKNAINLDPSLKIQVAKSLEATKNIKHKADSIARFDGQSVTNKFGDKQIASKKKHKDDPLKEHKPQSEDEKLSADTRVKNMPKFGDRTSDEVASNIHIAKESKSPGKGTPPDRSGQLPSNILLRRAAADPGEFLHKRFLLQEKLYYRNVKKSKTPW from the coding sequence ATGGAAACATACTGGCACGATTTAAAAAATATCATCACACACATAGACTGGAAGGAGTTTCACTTCCTGCGGTTCCGTGCGTTGTATTTGTTTGTGCCATTGTCTGTTATTGTGTTGTTACTTATCGTCAGTAACCACGAGCGCCGGAAATGGAAAACAATGGTTGCCTCCCCATTACGACAATATATGTTTAGCAAAGGGAGCCATTGGGCTATTATTATGCCGATGTTATTATTCATTATTGGGGTAAGTTGTATGATAATCGGCCTTGCCGGGCCAACCTGGAAAAAGAAAGAAATTCCCGGGCAAAAGATACAGGCAGTTGTGTTGATTGCATTAGACCTATCCCGTTCCATGATGGTGAAGGATGTTGATCCAAATAGAATAGAGCGTGCTAAGTTTAAGATCATTGATTTCTTGGATGCCAATCCGCGTGCGCGTGCAGGGTTGGTGGCTTTTGCAGGTACTGCCCATCCGGTGTTACCTTTTACCGGCGATTATAAGATCATTAAATTCCATTCTCAAAGCTTATCAAATAAAATTATGCCTGTTCAGGGTAGTAATATCCCGGTTTTACTGCGTGAAGTTGATACGCTGATGAAACATGTAACCGCTCCCAGTACATTATTACTAATGACTGATGCTATTGATACCGATGACGCCGCCTTGCTAAGTAACTGGGTTGATAAATCAATTCACCGTTTAGAAATCCTGTTGGTATCTACACCTAACGGAGCTTCAATTCCCGGCTACCCTAAAGTTATATCGAAGCAAGACCCGTCGGTGCTTCAAAATTTGTCGCAGGACACCAAGATCACCATTACCAATTTAACGCTTGATAACTCTGATGTTAAAGGCATAGCAGACAGGGTTAGTAAGAAACTATACTTCGAATCTGAAAAGAAAAAGGATGCCAAAGAGTGGGATGACATGGGGTATTTAATGCTTTTGCCCGCGCTTGCTATCTGTTTGTTCTGGTTTAGAAGGGGCTGGACCATTCAGTGGTGTGTACTGATATTCGCTACATTAAGCCTATCGTCATGCGGGTTAAAATCAAGGAACCCTGACTGGTGGTATACCAAAGATTACCAGGGACAAATGTTGGAGAACAACGGAAAATACGCCGAAGCTGCCGACCGTTTTGAGGATGATAAGTACAAGGCTGTGGCCTATTATAAGGCAGGAAACTATGAAGCGGCTGCTGATCTGTTTGCCTTAGATTCATCTGCGGCGGGTAACTATAACCGGGGATTGGCACTCACAAGACTTGGCCGTTATGATGCCGCCGAAGATGCTTTTAAGAATGCTATCAATCTCGATCCATCTTTAAAAATTCAGGTTGCTAAAAGCCTGGAAGCAACCAAAAACATAAAGCACAAAGCAGATTCCATTGCAAGGTTTGATGGGCAATCTGTTACCAATAAGTTTGGCGATAAACAGATTGCATCAAAGAAAAAGCATAAAGATGATCCGCTAAAAGAACATAAACCCCAATCGGAAGATGAGAAACTGAGTGCTGATACGAGGGTTAAAAATATGCCCAAGTTCGGCGACCGAACATCAGACGAGGTGGCCAGTAATATTCATATCGCAAAAGAATCAAAATCGCCGGGTAAAGGTACGCCACCTGATAGAAGCGGACAATTGCCAAGTAATATTCTGTTACGAAGAGCAGCAGCTGATCCGGGTGAGTTTTTACATAAGCGTTTTTTATTGCAGGAAAAACTTTATTACAGAAACGTTAAAAAAAGCAAAACGCCGTGGTAA
- a CDS encoding BatD family protein produces the protein MVKKLMFIGLFICIAFATKAQVNCFAQTQLDRNTVYAQQPFKVTFTVLTETWYTAPLEFDNLQIPNAFILPFDRTQPGVFTVKGKQYAGLQFYFIVFPYKPGRFTLPAINIVATTPAVNDYKGQKVNIKTQPLSYIVKPVPKNMSTDNWFVAKDVSISKTWNKPLSKLKVGDVIISTTVINAKGTLPQFIPELKADSLDWAGVYPGSATLADTRDDYDANGTRTQTVNYLLEKEGNFVMPAFTIEWFNPNNSRVYKRSTPAIKIHVAPNPNLGILKTLKDSLNKQQPIKSTAKIKHGPKLIYGIPWYYFALYSLVALCVLYFIIKMIVGLVKIIITKRRAYLQSEPYWFARFKRSSNSSLVLLNNMYAWWDRFSVTNKSASLQNDTRKRSANNIDEEIAAFYKKQYAGDNSDGAVDADFKKNIKKYRAQLKDEAKVKVNNKIALNQTEWEE, from the coding sequence GTGGTAAAGAAATTAATGTTCATCGGGTTATTTATTTGTATTGCCTTTGCCACCAAAGCGCAGGTAAACTGCTTTGCCCAAACCCAACTCGACAGGAATACGGTTTATGCCCAACAGCCATTTAAAGTTACTTTCACTGTATTAACCGAAACCTGGTATACCGCACCATTGGAGTTTGATAACCTGCAAATTCCAAATGCTTTTATTTTACCTTTCGACAGGACACAACCCGGTGTGTTCACCGTAAAAGGGAAGCAATACGCCGGGTTACAATTCTATTTTATAGTATTCCCGTACAAACCGGGCCGGTTTACTTTACCCGCTATAAATATCGTAGCCACAACGCCTGCGGTTAATGATTACAAGGGCCAAAAAGTTAATATAAAAACCCAGCCACTATCTTATATCGTTAAGCCTGTTCCCAAAAATATGTCGACAGATAATTGGTTTGTCGCCAAGGACGTATCTATCAGCAAAACTTGGAATAAGCCACTTAGTAAGTTAAAAGTTGGCGATGTGATCATCAGCACAACAGTTATTAATGCTAAGGGTACTTTACCGCAATTTATCCCCGAACTAAAGGCAGACAGTCTGGATTGGGCTGGCGTTTACCCAGGTTCGGCAACCCTTGCCGATACGCGTGACGATTATGATGCTAATGGAACCCGCACACAAACCGTTAACTATTTATTGGAGAAAGAGGGCAATTTTGTAATGCCGGCTTTCACTATTGAATGGTTTAATCCTAATAATAGTCGTGTTTATAAAAGAAGTACACCTGCGATAAAAATTCACGTAGCGCCAAATCCAAATCTGGGCATTTTAAAAACACTGAAGGATAGCCTGAATAAACAACAGCCTATCAAATCTACTGCAAAGATTAAACACGGCCCCAAATTAATTTATGGTATCCCATGGTACTATTTTGCCTTGTACAGCTTAGTTGCGCTTTGCGTGCTGTATTTTATTATAAAAATGATAGTAGGGTTGGTGAAAATAATAATTACCAAACGCCGGGCTTATTTGCAAAGTGAGCCTTATTGGTTCGCCAGGTTTAAGCGCTCGTCTAATTCGTCCCTGGTATTGTTAAATAATATGTACGCCTGGTGGGATCGGTTTTCGGTTACCAATAAATCTGCATCACTGCAAAATGATACCAGAAAAAGAAGTGCAAATAATATTGATGAAGAAATTGCCGCTTTCTACAAGAAGCAATACGCAGGCGATAATTCAGATGGAGCAGTAGATGCTGATTTCAAGAAGAATATCAAGAAATATAGAGCACAATTAAAGGATGAAGCCAAAGTAAAAGTGAATAATAAGATTGCCTTAAATCAAACCGAATGGGAAGAATGA
- a CDS encoding glycosyl hydrolase family 18 protein, producing the protein MSKTKRSLSYLFSLTGIALLCACNSDAKKEASKPDSSVAKKTDTIHTLKKLSGKIFAPPEFGFKIVGYILDSRDSTEVAEKKFAQCNVIVYACAQVLKNNIVKAMHPRALETLVRRAHRNHSKAFLGISGEPSEFKIMTKSAAERSKCIAQIMQLIRQYKADGVDLDWEFPTKKEKTDKPFTLFAKELGDSCHVNGQYYFSCAVAPGINKAKRASAIEDELLTGPWVDWFNVMIYDAYDEDDPYVQHSKIAYNSFYYWLRVRKMSKDKAVLGMPIYGRPSGIPQGGHVLTFKTILKEGGNAYSDSAIIKTKKPVSIKDTSHHYTIYYDGIKTVKRKTIGAMRFGGGIMFWELGQDVNNKYSLITAAVNTAANKKYKSKH; encoded by the coding sequence ATGAGCAAAACAAAGAGATCACTCAGTTACTTGTTTTCCCTAACAGGTATAGCATTGCTATGCGCCTGTAATTCAGACGCAAAGAAGGAGGCATCTAAACCAGATTCAAGCGTTGCTAAAAAGACTGATACCATTCACACACTTAAAAAATTGTCTGGAAAAATATTTGCCCCTCCTGAGTTTGGGTTTAAGATTGTTGGGTACATACTGGATTCGCGCGACTCGACAGAGGTGGCTGAAAAGAAATTCGCACAATGTAATGTGATCGTTTATGCCTGCGCACAGGTATTGAAAAATAATATAGTAAAAGCAATGCATCCACGGGCTTTAGAAACACTCGTAAGGCGCGCGCACCGTAATCATAGTAAGGCATTTTTGGGTATTAGCGGCGAACCTTCCGAATTTAAGATCATGACGAAAAGTGCTGCAGAACGATCTAAATGCATTGCACAAATTATGCAGTTGATACGCCAATACAAGGCAGATGGGGTAGACCTGGATTGGGAGTTCCCCACAAAAAAAGAGAAAACAGATAAGCCATTCACGCTATTCGCAAAAGAATTGGGTGATAGCTGCCATGTTAACGGCCAATATTATTTCAGCTGTGCAGTTGCACCGGGTATTAACAAGGCCAAACGGGCAAGTGCTATTGAGGATGAATTACTGACCGGCCCCTGGGTTGATTGGTTCAATGTGATGATTTACGATGCTTATGATGAAGATGATCCCTATGTACAGCACAGTAAAATAGCCTACAATAGTTTCTACTATTGGTTGCGGGTGCGTAAAATGAGCAAAGACAAAGCTGTATTAGGAATGCCTATATACGGCAGACCGAGTGGTATACCGCAGGGTGGCCATGTTTTAACCTTTAAAACCATACTGAAAGAAGGCGGCAATGCTTATAGCGACAGTGCAATTATCAAAACTAAAAAGCCGGTATCAATCAAAGACACGTCGCATCATTACACTATTTATTATGACGGTATTAAAACCGTGAAGCGGAAAACAATAGGTGCAATGCGTTTTGGCGGAGGCATTATGTTTTGGGAACTGGGCCAGGATGTAAACAACAAATATTCGTTAATAACTGCTGCGGTAAATACGGCGGCCAATAAAAAATATAAAAGTAAACACTAA
- a CDS encoding HAD family hydrolase: protein MKTYNRGKQLITVACVVTVGIAVLSFNTKKADEKKVSVITINKAIGDPLPSWNDGPLKKSIIAYVEKVTKSSGKDFIPVEDRIATFDNDGTLWAEQPTIELEYAKLAFKKMIQANPQLAQQQPYKAIITKDKAYLATADESVIAGAIIKSLSGTSEEEFDRSVKLYFDTAHYVIQRQKYPVQDATYQPQLELLKYLRSNGFKTFICSGGTIEFVRAISDRYYGIPKEQVIGTKLQYKFDEATHKIMREGKIASICDKAGKPVNIQWHIGKIPVFACGNEKSGGDIQMLKFSQSNKYASFQLMVNHDDAVREFAYKEKDNASLNAAAANKWHVVSMKSDWKKIFPVN from the coding sequence ATGAAAACTTACAACCGAGGTAAACAGCTCATAACGGTGGCTTGCGTAGTAACAGTTGGTATTGCCGTTTTATCGTTCAATACTAAGAAAGCAGATGAGAAAAAGGTTAGCGTAATCACAATCAATAAAGCCATTGGCGACCCGCTGCCTTCGTGGAATGATGGCCCGTTGAAGAAATCTATTATTGCTTATGTTGAAAAAGTGACCAAAAGTTCGGGAAAGGATTTTATCCCGGTTGAAGACCGTATTGCCACTTTCGATAATGACGGTACACTCTGGGCCGAGCAACCCACTATTGAACTGGAATATGCAAAGCTTGCATTTAAAAAAATGATCCAGGCTAATCCACAGCTGGCTCAACAACAACCTTATAAGGCTATTATTACAAAGGATAAAGCCTACCTGGCTACCGCAGATGAATCTGTAATTGCAGGAGCTATCATAAAGTCACTGTCGGGTACATCGGAAGAGGAGTTTGATCGTTCCGTTAAACTCTATTTTGATACTGCCCATTATGTAATTCAAAGGCAAAAATACCCGGTACAGGATGCAACTTATCAGCCACAATTAGAATTATTGAAGTATTTGCGCAGCAATGGGTTTAAAACGTTCATCTGTTCTGGTGGGACTATAGAGTTCGTAAGGGCAATTTCTGACAGGTATTATGGTATCCCTAAAGAGCAGGTGATAGGCACAAAACTACAGTACAAGTTTGATGAGGCTACGCACAAAATTATGCGCGAGGGTAAAATCGCGTCCATCTGTGATAAGGCCGGTAAGCCGGTTAACATACAATGGCATATTGGTAAAATACCGGTTTTTGCCTGCGGTAACGAAAAAAGCGGTGGCGATATCCAGATGCTTAAATTTTCGCAAAGTAATAAGTATGCGAGCTTTCAATTAATGGTTAATCATGATGATGCAGTGCGCGAATTTGCTTATAAAGAAAAAGATAATGCTTCGTTAAACGCTGCTGCTGCCAACAAATGGCATGT